In the Gossypium arboreum isolate Shixiya-1 chromosome 10, ASM2569848v2, whole genome shotgun sequence genome, one interval contains:
- the LOC108489628 gene encoding aminodeoxychorismate synthase, chloroplastic, translating into MQKMGFTLCSSSELSYPSLESLKNAKANPVASKSFTRAGGYIKKDYFLSSYSDARKLVISSHLVPGHLEGSFMGKKRQMEPRKKLEFVRTLLIDNYDSYTYNIYQELSVINGMPPVVVRNDELTWKDIYRLLYEDGAFDNIVISPGPGSPTCPADIGVCRQLLLECWDIPILGVCLGHQALGYAHGAQIIHASEPIHGRLSEIEHNGCNLFANIPSGRNSRFKVVRYHSLVIDAESLPKDLIPIAWTASDDTLSFLETQKFDAIPDAYESERQKANFDSFSAKNGSYWGHVNGTKSRKVVMGIRHATWPHYGVQFHPESVATTYGRQIFKNFREITKDYWLQMSSSFSSDRNIHYTASMQVPHATGLFGAVHRQSVKKADFRVNGEACSSGQFMRGANQRNLGFFDMVNILPPSLGAKFLRLKWRKFGHLASEVGGARNIFTELFGKNKAENTFWLDSSSTEKGRARFSFMGGKGGDLWKQLTFRLSEESDTAGERGGHLLIEDNKGFTCSKILEEGFFEYLNKELLSLYHEEKDYEGLPFDFYGGFIGYIGYNLKVECGAASNAHKSTTPDACFFFADNLVVIDHHTNDVYVLSLQEGNTTKTQWLDDTEKKLVSLKGSATRQLHERISKPVANSPREAGFLSEKSQKQYVSDVEKCLEYIKDGESYELCLTTQFRKFIGEVDPLRLYLHLREKNPAPYASWLNFSKENLCICSSSPERFLRLDRNGILEAKPIKGTIARGTTPEKDERLKLQLQYSEKDQAENLMIVDLLRNDLGRVCEPGTVHVPHLMEVESYATVHTMVSTIRGKKQSNVSAVDCVKAAFPGGSMTGAPKLRSMELLDSIESCSRGIYSGSIGFFSYNQTFDLNIVIRTVVIHENEATIGAGGAIVALSDPEKEYEEMVLKTRAPANAVMEF; encoded by the exons ATGCAAAAAATGGGCTTCACTTTATGTTCTTCTTCTGAACTCTCATATCCAAGTTTAGAGAGTTTGAAGAATGCAAAGGCAAATCCAGTGGCATCTAAATCTTTCACAAGGGCTGGTGGTTACATAAAAAAGGATTATTTTCTATCATCATATTCTGATGCTAGAAAATTGGTGATATCAAGCCATCTAGTTCCTGGCCATTTAGAGGGATCATTCATGGGAAAGAAACGGCAAATGGAGCCAAGAAAGAAGCTGGAATTTGTGAGGACATTGTTAATTGATAACTATGATAGTTACACATACAACATTTATCAGGAGCTAAGTGTAATTAATGGCA TGCCACCCGTAGTTGTGCGAAATGATGAGCTGACATGGAAAGACATTTACCGCCTCTTGTATGAGGACGGTGCTTTTGATAATATTGTTATATCGCCTGGACCTGGTTCTCCAACATGCCCTGCAGATATAG GAGTGTGTCGTCAGCTTCTGTTAGAGTGCTGGGATATCCCTATTTTGGGTGTTTGCCTTGGGCATCAG GCTCTAGGTTATGCACATGGTGCTCAAATTATCCATGCATCTGAGCCAATCCATGGACGCTTGAG TGAAATTGAGCACAACGGCTGCAATCTATTTGCTAATATACCGTCTGGCAGAAATTCAAGGTTCAAG GTTGTTCGATACCATTCACTTGTTATAGATGCAGAATCTCTCCCAAAAGATCTCATACCAATAGCTTGGACTGCTTCCGATGACACACTTTCTTTCCTTGAGACCCAGAAGTTTGATGCCATCCCCGATGCTTATGAGAGTGAAAGACAGAAAGCAAACTTTGACTCTTTTTCAGCAAAAAATGGAAGTTATTGGGGTCATGTTAACGGAACAAAAAGTAGAAAAGTTGTAATGGGCATTAGGCATGCTACTTGGCCTCATTATGGCGTGCAG TTTCATCCCGAAAGTGTTGCTACAACTTACGGGAGACAGATATTCAAGAACTTCAGAGAAATAACCAAGGATTATTGGTTACAAATGAGTTCGTCATTCAGCAGTGACAGAAATATCCATTATACTG CGTCCATGCAGGTACCCCATGCTACTGGACTTTTTGGAGCTGTTCATAGGCAATCAGTAAAAAAGGCAGATTTCCGAGTTAATGGAGAAGCTTGTAGCAGTGGGCAATTTATGCGAGGTGCAAATCAGCGAAATTTAGGATTTTTTGATATGGTAAATATTTTGCCTCCGAGCTTAGGTGCTAAATTTCTAAGGTTGAAATGGAGGAAGTTCGGTCACTTGGCAAGTGAAGTCGGTGGAGCAAGAAACATATTTACCGAACTTTTTGGGAAAAATAAGGCTGAAAACACTTTTTGGTTGGACAGTTCATCAACAGAGAAG GGAAGAGCACGGTTTTCGTTCATGGGGGGTAAAGGTGGAGATCTTTGGAAGCAATTAACTTTCAGACTGTCTGAAGAAAG TGATACAGCTGGTGAACGCGGAGGTCATTTATTGATTGAAGATAACAAAGGCTTTACTTGCAGCAAAATTCTGGAAGAAGGTTTTTTTGAATATTTGAACAAG GAGCTTCTGTCACTGTATCACGAGGAAAAAGATTATGAAGGCCTGCCATTTGACTTCTACGGTGGATTTATCGGTTACATAGG GTATAATCTTAAAGTAGAATGTGGCGCAGCATCTAATGCTCACAAATCCACAACTCCAGATGCTTGCTTTTTCTTTGCCGATAACCTTGTAGTTATTGATCATCATACCAATGATGTTTATGTATTGTCCTTACAAGAAGGAAATACAACTAAGACCCAATGGCTGGATGATACTGAAAAGAAGCTTGTCAGCTTGAAAGGTTCAGCAACAAGACAATTACATGAGCGGATTTCAAAACCTGTGGCAAACTCTCCACGTGAAGCAGGTTTTCTTTCTGAGAAATCCCAAAAGCAATACGTGAGTGATGTTGAGAAATGTCTGGAGTACATTAAAGATGGAGAAAGCTATGAGCTCTGCCTCACAACTCAGTTCAGAAAATTCATTGGGGAAGTAGATCCTTTGAGACTTTATCTTCATCTTAGAGAGAAAAATCCAGCTCCCTATGCTTCATGGCTAAATTTTTCAAAGGAAAATTTATGCATATGCTCTTCTTCGCCTGAGAGGTTCTTGCGACTAGATAGAAATGGTATACTTGAAGCCAAGCCAATTAAGGGAACCATTGCTCGTGGTACAACACCGGAGAAAGATGAACGGCTCAAGTTACAATTGCAGTATAG TGAAAAGGATCAGGCTGAAAATTTAATGATTGTCGATCTTCTGAGGAATGACCTTGGTCGTGTCTGTGAACCGGGCACCGTTCATGTGCCACATCTCATGGAGGTGGAATCTTACGCAACTGTTCATACTATGGTGAGTACAATCCGGGGGAAAAAGCAGTCAAATGTTAGCGCTGTTGATTGCGTTAAGGCAGCATTTCCTGGCGGTTCAATGACGGGGGCCCCAAAGTTGAGATCAATGGAACTTTTAGATTCCATCGAGAGCTGCTCCCGTGGTATATACTCGGGCTCCATTGGATTCTTTTCCT